The DNA sequence GGAAATAAGGCTAAAGTCACAGCAGGAAGACCAGTACAAGATTCTCATCACACCACTGTATATCTCTATATTTCGTTAATCATTTTGTTGAGGAATTACTTGTTAGCAACAAAGTTGAATActactaaaatatttattctatatCTATTTACTAGGAAACAAGCAAAGATAACTACACACTAGCAGATTTAAGGAGAGAGCATGAGCAACAACAAAACATGGATGAAAATGAAGAGAACAGTGATGAAGAGAATGATGCTCATATCacagaaaatgaagatgaagataaGAGTGAAGTTGAATTTAGCAGTGATGAAGAGACCGATGCTAATatcagagaaaatgaagaagaagatagtGAGGAAATCAGTGAGGAACTGAATCAACAACCACCACCTGCAAAGAGAAAATTTACTAAATGGAAAAGGCCAAAAAACGATAAGGTAATATGAAGATAATTTGTGATTTCTATGTAATACACGACATTTGCTGCTCTTTGTAATGCATTATATTTCTCTGTGTACAGGATCAATATGCAAAAGCAAAACTACCAAATGTGAAattcacaaaaaagaaaaatgcaaAAACGGGCAAGgtaaacttaatatatatactttatatacTTAATTCCAACTGTATATACTAATTCTATATGCACTATCAGGCAATAGAAGGACCGGTTCATTTAAACAGAGCAAAGTCAGAAATAAAAATCAGATACTCTACAAGATTGATAAGTGAGATGCTGTATTGTCTGACTGATGAGCAGAAGAATTGGGCTCGAAATTCTGGCTTCGAAAACTTACTTGATTTCTGCTTGGAGATGTTGCCTGCAAAATTGGGATACAACATTCTACAAATTTTTGATCCCTTCACTGTTTCGTTGAAGCTTAAAACTGAAACGATCGAAATAACTGAAGAAGATGTCTATGACACTCTTGGATTGCCACATGGAGGGGAGACGGTAACAATAGGCACAGCCGAAATGTATGATGAAAGAATATCTGAGTGGTCAAGTCAGTTTGCTACTAAAAAGGATGCAGATCAAGTGACTGTTTCGAAATTAGTAGAAATGATCAAAAAACAAGGGGTCACTCAGAATTTCAAGTTAAATTTCTTGCTTGTCTTGTCGAATGTGCTCATTGGAACAAGCACTTATACGTATGTGGACAAACAGCTTCTAAGGTTAAATGGAGATCTTGATCAGTGCTACAAATTTAATTGGGCAGAGTATCTTCTAAACTCCCTTGTGTCTGCAACAAAACTTTGGAATCAAACCGCATCAACCTTCTTTGCTGGCTCATTACCATTCCTTGTGGTATCAACTTACAACTTCTTTCATATTTAGttgatttaattataatatttcatcatTTCGCgttaaataattctttttatgcTTCATATATAGCTATTTTATGTTGATCGAGTAAGGCCAGGAAGTATCAAGCTTGTGGAGCGAAGATTCCCATCATACAAAGGTTGGAGTGAGGAAGCACTAAAATTAAGGCAGTCAATTGAGATTTTTGACGGagcttttggtcttggaactgtTCTCAAACCATTAAGAGAACTATTTTCCCAGGACACACAGCCAATCCATAGTCCACATCAggtaaaattatttgaatatataatatatattacataagtCCATACATTTTATCTCCATAACATATCTCTAATGTCTTCAAACATTTATCTAGTGGCAACAACAAGATAATGATTACACTGATCCTTGCGAAGATAATAGTCATGAACATGTTGGAAGCCAGGAATGGAGTCCTTGCACAAAGTCCACCAATCAATACCAACAAAATCAAGATGCTATTCCTGACATTAACATGGAAGATGTGCAGGACACTCAAACTCAGGTAACTTgttttgttataaatttcatttttctaaaaatactaCAATCATGCttctaattattaaaaattttagggATGCGAACAAGGAAATAACGACACATTGAATCAAGCTGATGGCACAGGGGATCAAGATGATCGCACATGGCAGACATGGACTCCTTGGGAAAAATCAAAACATTTTCAATTCAAAACTATACGTACAAATGATGTTCCCGAAGTTCACATGGAAGATGTAGAACAAGAGTATGAGAGGGACACA is a window from the Daucus carota subsp. sativus chromosome 8, DH1 v3.0, whole genome shotgun sequence genome containing:
- the LOC108192692 gene encoding uncharacterized protein LOC108192692; translation: MEHQTKTYRKSGNKAKVTAGRPVQDSHHTTETSKDNYTLADLRREHEQQQNMDENEENSDEENDAHITENEDEDKSEVEFSSDEETDANIRENEEEDSEEISEELNQQPPPAKRKFTKWKRPKNDKDQYAKAKLPNVKFTKKKNAKTGKAIEGPVHLNRAKSEIKIRYSTRLISEMLYCLTDEQKNWARNSGFENLLDFCLEMLPAKLGYNILQIFDPFTVSLKLKTETIEITEEDVYDTLGLPHGGETVTIGTAEMYDERISEWSSQFATKKDADQVTVSKLVEMIKKQGVTQNFKLNFLLVLSNVLIGTSTYTYVDKQLLRLNGDLDQCYKFNWAEYLLNSLVSATKLWNQTASTFFAGSLPFLVLFYVDRVRPGSIKLVERRFPSYKGWSEEALKLRQSIEIFDGAFGLGTVLKPLRELFSQDTQPIHSPHQWQQQDNDYTDPCEDNSHEHVGSQEWSPCTKSTNQYQQNQDAIPDINMEDVQDTQTQGCEQGNNDTLNQADGTGDQDDRTWQTWTPWEKSKHFQFKTIRTNDVPEVHMEDVEQEYERDTSKRNNQTGDWLQNLQDSAQDLIELKMLFDADLKSALAKDPENPEIHMIQNLVNDVFGNNQAAFPQQNTHQNSTQQDPKKPIPSEIDDDFELNSQDIEQLDLIEFLHSAKKDIKVNHLFVTDEIEDVIPNFSLGIDEDIYGNNKQAVNLGSDEQLDVSKYDDHVFTPKPAMREKSQRASKLSRYGKSPYVDRVVNINSKLTNQEFGL